GGCAAGTATCGGCAGATCGGGGTGGAGGCCCCTGATGCTTATTGTCGATCGGCGATGTGTTTCTTTTGGTGCCGAATCAATTCGTTCAATTCACCCATCGTTTCGCAAGTGCATTGGAAATGACAGATCAACATTTCGTCGGTGGAGTCGGCACCCCACGAGACCGGCTTGGGCGGCGAGTTTGGGTTCAAAGGGTTGTTGGCTGAATTGTCATACCAAGCGTCCACGTGAAGGATCGTTCCCTTCTTCAACCGCACGGGTTCGGCAAACGAATACTTGCCTTGCCAATTGAAGTCCCAGTCTTTGATCCACAACAACGGTTTGGTCTCGCCATCGGGTGACTTCGACCAAACTTTCATTTCGCGGCCAAAGATATGCATGTGCGGCACCGCATCCAGCAACACCGCGTCCACGGGCAACGTGTACGTCGCGCGTTGCAAGTGGTGACTTTCGCCCGGCGGGATACGGATTCGTTTGTTGCCGACTTGGACTTCGGTGACGATCTTCTTGGCCGACGGCGGCGCGAAGTAGATCCCAATCTTCGACTTGTCTTGATGTGGTTTGCCGGTCGTGACGTAGTGGATTTCCGCCACGATGTCGCTGCCCTTTGGCACAAAACGTCCCATCCCCTCGGGCAATCGTCGGGGGCTCATTCCTGGAAACCAACTGCTCAGTGTGCCTTCGGGTTCAAAGCGTGGCCCGCCAAAACTGGAGTACCCCGGCGCTGGATCCGATTGGTCCAATCGTCTCCCTTTTCCTTTGGTGTCCAGAAAGAAACTGGCGTGGTGAACGGATTGAGGCGTCCCAGGATGAAAATCGATCGCGTTGA
Above is a genomic segment from Rhodopirellula bahusiensis containing:
- a CDS encoding thioredoxin family protein; translation: MLIRPTGKMLYNGAIDDRHVQVGRKKDHAAKSYLRDAIRSVIARRPVDVPKTKPIGCLLEDPPNKAIEGEVTYARDVAPVIQANCAGCHCQNGSAPFPLLSYNDVSGHANQILEVTHSRFMPPWKPAAGFTRFQDELRLTNHEMSLLNVWVRDGKPAGDPKDLPAPVPTSSGWPLGEPDLILEMSDTFSIPSSGPDIRQYFVIPTGLKQHRLVNAIDFHPGTPQSVHHASFFLDTKGKGRRLDQSDPAPGYSSFGGPRFEPEGTLSSWFPGMSPRRLPEGMGRFVPKGSDIVAEIHYVTTGKPHQDKSKIGIYFAPPSAKKIVTEVQVGNKRIRIPPGESHHLQRATYTLPVDAVLLDAVPHMHIFGREMKVWSKSPDGETKPLLWIKDWDFNWQGKYSFAEPVRLKKGTILHVDAWYDNSANNPLNPNSPPKPVSWGADSTDEMLICHFQCTCETMGELNELIRHQKKHIADRQ